Part of the Clostridiales bacterium genome is shown below.
GCCCTATAGCGCCACCGCCTATTATCATGACTGTATCTCCGGCCTTGACTCCTGCCAGATCCATGCCATGCAGGCAGCATGATACAGGCTCTCCCATGGCGGCTTCTTCAAATGATATGCCATCGGATATCTTATATACCTGCTTTTCCCTGACCTTGCAATATTGAGCAAATCCGCCGTTTATGGTTGTCCCTATTCCTATCATGTCTTCACAGAAATGTTCCCTGCCGATCCTGCAATAATAGCATTTACCGCACATATCATTGGGGTCAACGCAGACCCTGTCTCCGACTTTTACAGATTTTACGCCATTTCCCGTTTCTGATATTATACCGCTGAACTCATGACCCAGTATTATCGGCGGAACGGTTTTTGCCGCCCCTTCGGAACCTTCATATATGTGCATATCCGTACCGCATACTCCGCATGCCTTAACCTGTATAACTACCTCGTCCAAAGCCGGCTGTGGCTTTTCAACTTCCATCACTTTTATCTTTGACTTCCCACAAAACACGGCAGCCTTCATAATCATCGCACCCCTTATTTTAAATAAATAATATATATCCTGATTATAAGCTAAAACAGGAAATAAAATCATTATAAGCTAATTTTATCACAAAAAAGAAAAGATAAAAAAATTTATGATATAATGTATGTAAAAAAAATTTATAAAATATTTGAGGTGAATATACCATGCAAGGTAAAAATAATAATTGCACAGCATTTATCGGAACTTTTACCACTGGAAATAGCAAAGGCATCTATATTTATAATGTAGATTTACAGACAGGCATGTTGAAGCAAATCGGTATTTCCCCAAAAATTGATAATCCCTCTTATTTGACTATAACAAAGGACAATAATTTTCTTTATTCAGTAATTGAAACGAACGAATTTGAAAATGCTTATGGGGGAGCTGTGGCATCGTTTTCCATCGGCAAAAATACTGATCGGCTGAACCTTTTAAACACTCAGTCCACAAGAGGAAAGGGGCCCTGCCATATACTGACTGACAGTAAAAGAAGATTTCTTTTTACCGCAAATTATGCTGAAGGAACACTTTCAGAATTTCCTATCGAGTCCGACGGTAAAATAGGGCCTCTGTTATTCACTGTGAATGATTATGACTACGACTTCGGGACAAAACCTTCAGGCAGTCCACACGCGCATTTTGTTACCTTTACCCCCGATGAGCGCTATTTATGTTCTGTAGATTTGGGGCTGGACAGGATTTACTTTTTTGAATTCAATCACGAAAACGGTGAATTGGTATTTAACAGAAATATTTCCATTAGTTTACCTGCAGGCAAAGGCCCGAGGCATTTGGCATTCCATCCGGAAGCCAACTTTGTTTATATT
Proteins encoded:
- a CDS encoding zinc-dependent alcohol dehydrogenase family protein, encoding MKAAVFCGKSKIKVMEVEKPQPALDEVVIQVKACGVCGTDMHIYEGSEGAAKTVPPIILGHEFSGIISETGNGVKSVKVGDRVCVDPNDMCGKCYYCRIGREHFCEDMIGIGTTINGGFAQYCKVREKQVYKISDGISFEEAAMGEPVSCCLHGMDLAGVKAGDTVMIIGGGAIGQIMLQLAKISGASTIILIEPVKWKRELGYKFGADIAIDPIGENVEDKLRKLEIEHVDVAIECVGLKNTMEDAIKYVSRGGTVMMFGLTDSECTIPLKPFDIFKREITIKASYINPYTMKRAISLIESRKIDVKDIITDKVDIDDINDVFEKGMYKGRGKIIVKP
- a CDS encoding lactonase family protein, whose amino-acid sequence is MQGKNNNCTAFIGTFTTGNSKGIYIYNVDLQTGMLKQIGISPKIDNPSYLTITKDNNFLYSVIETNEFENAYGGAVASFSIGKNTDRLNLLNTQSTRGKGPCHILTDSKRRFLFTANYAEGTLSEFPIESDGKIGPLLFTVNDYDYDFGTKPSGSPHAHFVTFTPDERYLCSVDLGLDRIYFFEFNHENGELVFNRNISISLPAGKGPRHLAFHPEANFVYIISELSSEIFAFKYDPADYKLHNIQTISALPEGYTGKSTCAAIHISKDGKFLYASNRGHDSIAAFKIHETSGKIELISHYSTRGKCPRDFGISPDGNYLYALNQSSDTIVSFNIDKQTGALMPTNDIINVPAPVCIKFLSR